The following is a genomic window from Crossiella equi.
CCGGTGTGGCGTCCGGTGTGCCAGGAGAGCACCAGCACGGTGTCCCCGGAGGTGTACTGCACGGCGGCGGTGTCGGCGTCGGTGTGCGGCCGGTGCACCACGCTGGTGTGCACCAGGTCCCGGATCTTCTTGTACTTCGCGATGTGCCCGGCCGCCTCGGCGCGCTGCTCCGGGCTCCACCGCTTGAGGTCGGCACCGATGCCCAGCACACCCGCCATCGCCACCACGAACCGGAACTTCAGCGAACGCGGGCGCGGGTCGAAGACCCCGGGCGTGTCGGTGACCCAGGAGCTGAGCAGGTGCGGGGCGTGCGCGAGCAGGAAGCCGTCCTGGATGGCCAGGCGGTCCAGCGGGCCGGTGTTGTCACTGGGCCACAGCACGTCCGTGCGGGCGATGGTGGCCAGGTCGGTGCGCCCGCCGCCGCCCGCGCAGCCCTCCACGGTGACCTCGGGGTGGGTGGCGCGGAGGTGGTCGAGCAGGCGGTGGTAGTTGGCCACGTGCTGGGCGTCCAGGTCGCCGTCCCGGCCGCCGCGTTCGGTGGGCGGGCGGTTCATGTCCCACTTGAGGTAGCTGATCGGGTGCGTGGTCAGCAGCTCGTCGAGGGTGGCGCGCAGGTACTCGCAGACGTCCTCGCGGCCCAGGTCCAGCAGCAGCTGGTTGCGCACGAGCGTGAGCGGGCGGCCGTCGACGTGGTAGACCCAGTCCGGGTGCTCGGCGTAGAGCTTGGACTTCGGGCTGACCGACTCGGGTTCGACCCACAGGCCGAAGTCCAGGCCCAGCTCGCGGACCTGTCGTACGAAGTCGGCGAAGCCGTGCTCGAAGGCGGTTTCGTCGGGGGTCCAGTCGCCCAGGCCGCCGGTGTCGTCGTGGCGGCCGGTGAACCAGCCGTCGTCGACCACGAACAGCTCCACGCCGAGGTCCGCCGCGATCTTGGCGAGTTCGAGCTGGCCGCGGCCGTCGACGTCGAAACCCGTGGCCTCCCAGGAGTTGTAGAGCACGCGCTGGGTGCGGTCGCGGGAGAGGCTGCGGTCGTAGGCGTGCCAGACGCGGGCCAGGCCGTCCAAGCCCTCCGCGCTGTGCGCCAGGGCCAGGGCCGGGGTGGCCAGGCGGGCGCCCGGTTCGAGCACCACCGGGCCCGGGTGGGGCAGGCGGCCCGCGCGGACCCGGGTCCAGCCCGCCGGCTCGACGTCGACATCCAGCTCCCAGGAACCGGACCAGGCCAGCTGCACGCCCCAGGCCTGACCGTCGGGCTCCTCGGCGTCCTGCACGGCCAGCCACGGCACGGCCGCGTGGCCGGGCACGCCGAAGCGGCTGCCCAGCCCGAAGCGGCCTGCCTGGAGGACCAGCTCCTGGCGGGTGAACTCCTGGCACCACTGGCCGGTGAGATAGGTCAGGCGGGCGCCCGCGGGTCCGGTCGGGAGGCAGACCCCTGCCGAGCCCAGTCTGGTCAGGCTCAGCCGTACTCCGCCCTGGTTGGCCAGTTCCACCCAGCGCAACAGGACGTCCTGGCCGGGCACGGGCTGGTAGCACAGCACCGCGCGCAGGCCGGTGACCTCGTCGGCGAAGGCCAGCCGGAGGGTGTCCGCAGTGGACTCCTCCCCCGCGAAACTCCACCAGCTGTCGCCGTCCAGCTCCAGGTCGGCGCCGCTGAACGGGCGCAGCCCGCACGGGGCGTACTCCACCGGGGCCGCGTCGGCCTCGGTCATGAAGTGCACCTCGCCCGCGTTGGCCAGCGGGGACGGGCCGTGCTCGACGCCGTGCGGGCCCCAGGAGCGCAGCTCCGCCCAGCGCCGGTCGGGCGAGAGGCCAACCGTGTACGAGGTGGTGGCCAGTCGCAGGGTCCACTCGCTCATTTCACCGCGCCAATCGCCAGTCCGGAGATGAAGTGCTTCTGGAACTTGAGGAACACCGCGACCGTGGGCACCGCCGCGATCACCGATCCGGCCGCGATCACGTTCCAGGTGGAGACGTACTGGCCCTGCAAGGCCAGCAGCGCGGGGGTGACCGGCATGGTGACGCCGGAGCGGAGGACCGTGATCGCCCACAGCAGGTCGTTGAACACCCAGGTGAAGGCCAGCGCGGACAGGGCGGCCAGTGCCGGGCGGGCCAGCGGCAGGATCACCGAGACGAAGATGCGGACCGGCCCGGCGCCGTCGATCACCGCGGCCTGCTGGATCTCGTCCGGGATCGAGCGCAGGAAGCCTTGCAGCACGAAGGTGTAGAAGCCCAGGCCGAAGCCGACCTGCACGATGACCAGCGCGGTCAGCGTGTCGTAGAGGCCGAGCACCTCGGTCAGCTTGCTCACCGGGACGAGGAGGATCTGCGGGGGCAGCAGGTTGCCCGCGAGCATCACCAGCAGGATCGTGCGCCGGAACGGGATCTGGTAGCGGCTGAGCGCGAACGCGGCCGCGGCGGCCAGGGCCAGCGATACCAGCACCGTGGGAATCGTGACGAGGAGGCTGTTCAGCATGGCCTGCGCCTGGCCGCCCTCGTTCCAGGCCTGGCCGAAGGTCTCCAGGGTGAAGGAGCGCGGCAGGCCGCCCAGGCCGTTGGCGGCCACGTCCTGGAAGGTGCGGACACTGGTCAGCAGCACCAGGCCGATGGGCAGCAGCCACAGCACGGACAGCGTGCCCGCGCCCGCGTGGAAGGCGACCGTGCGCAGGCGCCTCATGAGGCGTCCTCGCGCAGCACGCGCACCAGGTAGGTCACGATCACTCCGAAGGCGAGCAGGAAGATCACCACGGCCAGCGCGGAGGCGTAGCCGAGGCGGAGGGTCTGGAAGGCCGTGCTGTACATGTAGGTGCTCAGCAGCTCCGAGGAGTGGTACGGGCCGCCCTTGGTCATCGACCACACCACGTCGAAGGAGCGCAGCGAGTCGATCACGATCACCGACAGGATCACCGAGTTGACCGACCGCAGCTGCGGCCAGGTCACGTGCCGGAACCGCTGCCAGGGGCTCGCGCCGTCCAGCTGGGCCGCCTCGTACAGCGCCGGGTCGATGCCCTTGAGCCCGGCCAGGTACAGCACCATCACGTAGCCGAGCTGGCGCCACAGCGCGGGCAGCAGGATCGCGTACAGCGCGGTGTCCGGGTCGGCCAGCCAGGCCCGCTGCCAGTCACCGAGGCCGACGAGGTCCAGCGAGGAGTTGACCAGGCCGTCCGGCTGGTAGAGGCCCTGCCAGATGAGCGAGGTCGCCACCAGCGAGAACACCACCGGGGTGAACATCGCGGCGCGGTAGAAGCCGATGCCGCGCCGTTCCTGCTGCAACAGCAGGGCCAGGCCGAGGCCGCCCGCCGCGCTGACACCGCCGAAGAGCACCAGCCAGATCGCGGTGTTGGCGAAGGCGGTGCCGAAGGTCGGGTCGGACAGCAGCTCGGTGTAGTTGCCGAACCCGGCCCAGGTGGGCGGTGACACCCCGTCCCAGTGGGTCAGGGACAGGTAGAAGCCTTGCAGCGCGGGCCAGAACACCCAGAACGCCTCGACGGCGAAGGGCAGCAGCACGAACCACAGCAGGACCGGCGGGAAGCGCTGCTTGCGGCGCTTGGCCTTGGGCGCGGCCGGGGCCCGGTGCTCCGGCGGGGCGGCGAGCACGGTCATCTCAGGAGGCCCAGACCTTCGCCGCGGCGGCCTGCCACTCGGTCAGGATCGAGCCGATCTCGTGGGGCCGCTGGATGAACCGGATGAGCGCGTTGTCCGCGGTGGGCTGGAGCGCGTCGGAGGAGTCGCGGTTGAAGAACTGCGTGATCTCCTTGGCCTCCCGCAACATCGCGCGGCCCTTGGCCACCAGCGGGGTACCGCTGTCCTTGGCCGAGGGGTGCGTGGGCAGGATGGTGCCGGAGGAGTTGCGGATGTAGAGCTCCTGGGCGGGCGCGGTGGCCGCGTACTTCAGGAACTCCTTGACCTGGTCCTGGCGCGGGGTGCGGGAGCTGGCGAAGAAGCCGTCGGTCGGGCCCTCCTCGGCCACCGGCACGGCCGGGTCCAGGATCGGGAACTGGAAGAAGTCGATGTCGTCCAGGGCGTCCTTGGGCGCGGAGTCGGCGAAGAAGGTGCCGATGAGCATCATGCCGGTGCGGCCCTGCAACAGCGAGGTCGTGGCGTCCTGGAAGGAGATCGCGGTGCCGCGCGGGTCGAAGTGCGGCAGCACGGTCTTCCACGTGTCGAAGACCTTGACCACACGCTGGTCGTCGAAGCGGTGCCTGCCCGCCAGCAGCTCGCGGTGGAACGGGGCGCCGTTGATGCGGATGTTGAGGTAGTCGAACCAGGCCGAGGACGTCCACTGCGTACCGCCGCCCGCACCGAGCCCGATCGGCTCGACCCCCTTGCCGCGCAAGGTCTCGCACAGCGCCTGGAACTCGCTCCAGGTGTTGGGCGGCGTGACGCCCCACTTGGCGAAGTTGCTCTTCCGGTAGAAGCAGCCCCACCAGTAGTAGGAGGTGGGTACGAACACGAGCTTGCCGGTGCCGTCGTCGGAGAGCGTGCGGAAGGACGGCGCGTACTCGCCCATGGTCTGCCACACGTCGCCGACGTCGAGCAGCAGGCCCTTGCGCGAGTAGCCGGTGAGGATGGAGCCCGGGTACCAGGTGTAGGTGTCGGGCGGGGTGGCCGAGGTCAGGTAGCTGGGCAGCTGGGTGCGGAAGGTCTCCGAGGCCACGGTGTTGACGGTGGCGCTGCCCTTCCGGGTCTCGCCGAAGCCCTTGGCCAGCGCCTCGATCGCGGTCTTGGCGGCGGAGGCGGACAGGTTGGACTGGATGGTCACCGCGCCGCCGGTCTGCGCGACGGGCCCGCCCGAGGACGCCGAGGTCGCACACCCGCCGAGCACCGCGGCACCCCCGAGGGCACCCACGCCGAGCAGGAAGTTCCGTCGACTGAACTCGTTCATCACTGCACCTCTGGAGGGGACGACGGTGGCCGGGCTCACACCCTCGCACCCGCCCTCGCAGGCGGTCAAGATTAATTCGTAATTTACGAGTAGAAACGCGCCGGACCGCCCGCACCTCGATACGCTTCCCCCATGAGCACGCACCGCCCGCGGGGACTGCACGGCCAGACGGTCGAACTGCTGGCCGAACGCATCCTGTCCAACGAGCTGGCCGAGGGCGCGACCCTGGACCTCCCGGCGCTGCGCGCGGAACTGGACGTGAGCCTGACCGCCCTGCGCGAGGCCCTGAAGGTCCTCACCGCCAAGGGCATGATCGACGCGCGCCAGAAGCGGGGCACCTTCGTCCAGCCCCGCAGCTCCTGGAACATGCTGGACGCGGACGTGATGCGCTGGCACACCACCACGACCACGGCCAGCACCGACCTGTTCGACTCCCTCACCGAGGTCCGCGCGGTGGTCGAACCCGCCGCCGCCCGCATGGCCGCGGCCCGGGCCACCGACGAGGAGGTCGGGGCCCTGGCCGCCGCACTGCACCGCATGGCCGGGGCGCGCAGCACCGACGAGGTCGTCGCGGCCGACCTGGAGTTCCACCGGGTGCTGTTGTCCGCCACCCACAACGACTTCCTGGTCCAGATCGAACGCGTCATCGCGATCGGCCTGGCCGCCCGGGACCGGCTCGTGCACGGCGCCCACCCGGCCGATGACCCGGTGCCCAGCCACGAGGCGGTGTACGCGGCGATCGCGGCCCGCGACGAGGTGGCGGCGGAGGCCGCGATGCGGGCCCTGGTGGACAAGTCCAGCGAGGACCTGCAACGGGTGCGCCCCGGGAAGTGAGGCCGGTCAGCCTCCCGGGCAGGTCCGCTGGTACGGCAGGCCCGGCAGGTGCTGGCGCCACCGCTGCTCGTCCAGCGGGTCCGCGGTGCGGCAGATGCGCTCGACCGCGCGCGGCACGGACAGGTCCAGCACCCGCACGGTGTTCGTGCCGTCGCCCGCCAGCAGCCGGTCGCCGGGCAGGAAGGCCAGCACCGACCCGGCCCCGCCGGAGATCGGGACGCCCTCCCCCACCGCGGCGGGGCGGTTCGGCCCGGTCAGCCGCCACTGGCGTACCGAGTGGTCGGCGCCCGCGGTCACCAGGTGCCTGCCGTCCGGGGACCACCGCACGGCGGTGACCGCCTTGGTGTGCCCGGTCAGCGGTTCCGGACGCCGCACGGGTGCGCTCAGGTCGTGCACGTCCCACAGCCAGATGCGGGGTTCCTCGCTGGTCTCGGCCAGCACGGTGCCGTCCGGGCTGAAGGCCATCGCGCCCGCGATGCCCTCGACCCGGGCCGTGCCCTTGCGGCGCGGGTACCTCGGGTCGCTGACGTCCCACAGGATGACCGCGCTGTCGGTGCCCATGCTGGCGATCACCTTGCCGTCCGGGCGGAACACCAGCACGCCCACCTCGCCCTCGTGCCCGGCGAGGCTGCCCAGTGGTTTCGGCTGCTCGGGATCGCTGATGTCCCACAGGCGGGTGGAGAAGTCGTCCTCGCCGACCGCCAGGACCCGGCCGTCCGGGCTCAGCGCGAGCGCGGAGGTGAAAGAGGTGCCGAGCACCTTCTCGAACTTGACCACCGGGTGCTCGGGGTCGGCGACGTCGACCAGGCGCAGCACCGAGGTGTTGGTGAGCACCACGAGCAGCCTGCCGTCGGGGGTGAACCGGGTCTGCGTCGGGCACTGCGTGCACAGCGAGCGGTGCGCCGGGGCGGGCAGCTCGGTCATCTGCCGGGGCACCTCGGCGGACCCGGTGCGCCACAACCGAACCACGTTGCCCCGGTCGGCCAGCGCCACCAGACCGCCGTCCGGGCGCACCGACACCGAGTCCACGCGCTGATGGTGGCCCAGCAGCAGGGCGCTGGGCAGGTCCCACAGGCGGATGCGGCCGTCGTTGGCGACGGTGGCCAGCACCGTGCCGTCCGGGCTGAGCGCGGCGGCGTAGACGGTGCTGCCGCTGCCGGACAGGGGCGGGCCGATGCGGGTGACCGAGGCCGGGGCGGTGCTGTTCCACAGCAGTGCGGCACCGTCCCCGCCCGCGGTGACCAGCACGTCGCCCCGGGCGTTGAAGCCCGCGTACCAGACATCGCCCCGGTGCCCGGCCAGCGGCAGGCCGACCGCGGCGCCGGTCGTGACCTCCCACAGCCGCACCACGCCCTCCCGGCCACCGGTGACCAGAACCTGGCCGCCGGGGTGGAAGGCCAGGACCAGCACGCTGCCCGATCCGGTGTCCACCGTGCGCGGGGCCCGGTTCGGCTGCGCCAGGTCCCACAGGTGCACCGCGCCGCGCTCCCCGGCCGCGGCCAGCGTGCGCCCGTCCTGGCTGAAGGCCACCGCGAAGGCCTGCTGCCGCGCACCGACCGTCCACTCCCGCTCCTGGACCGGCCGCTGGGGGTCGGTGAGGTCCCACAGGCGCACGGTGCCGTCGCTGTGCGCGGTGGCGAGCTTCCGGCCGCCGGGGTGGAAGTGGGTTTCGTAGACGTGGGTGTCCTTGGGTCCGGGCAGGTCCGGCAGCCGCTCCGGCTTTCGGGGGTCGCGCACGTTCCACAGCAGCGCCCGGCCGTGCTGGCCGACGGCGACCAGCAGCGAGCTGTCCGCGTTGAGCCGCAATGACAGCAGCCAGCCCTGGCCGCCGGTGAGCGGGGCGCCCATCGGCTCCAGGTGCTGCCGGTCGCGCACCTGCCACAGCCGGACCGTGCCGTCGTCGCCGGTGGTGGCGATCCAGGAGCCATCCTTGCCGTAGGCGACCTGGTAGGCGCGGCCCGGGTGGGCGGCGGTGGTGGTGGCCAGGGGGCGGGTGCCGGTGCCGAGCAGGCGGGTGTGCACGGCCTCGTCGTCGGGGCGCAGGCGGTGCGCGGCCAGCAGGAGCCGCGCGGACAGCGTCGGGTCGGCCTCGGCCAGGCGGTCGGCCTCGGCCACCACGTGCCGGTAGGTGGCGTCGTCGCGCTGCCGGGCCGCACTGGCCCACTGACCGCCCGCGACCAGCGCGGCCAGGCCCGCGATCAGGCCGAACACCAGGACCGCGGCGACGAGCTGCTGCTGCCTGCGCTGGCGCCGCCTGCCCCGGGTGGTCTCCTCCTCGCGGTCGCGCCGGGAGGCGGCCAGGAACTCGCGTTCGCGCGTGGTCGGGCGGGCCGTCTCGCCGTCGGACCAGTCCAGCGCGCGGTCCAGGCGGCTTCCCCGGTACAGGGCGGCCGGGTCGCGATGCAGGGACTCCCAGGTCGCGGCGGCCTCGGTGAGCTGGCGGTGCACGCGCAAGCCCTCACGGTCGGCGGAGAGCCAGTCATGCAGCCGGGGCCAGGCGTGCAGCAGCACCTCGTGGCTGATCTCCAGGGTGTCCCCGTCGGCGGTGACCAGCCGCGCGGCGGTCAGGGCCTCGACGACGTGCGCGGCGGCCGGGGAGCTGTCCAGCTCGGCGCGGTGCACGCGGCGGCGGGTGTCCTCGGTGCCCTCGCCGAGCGCGGTCAGGCGCAGGAACAGGTCGCGGGCGATCTCCTGTCCGGCCTCGTCCAGCCCGGCGTACACGGTCTCGGCGGTGCGGGCCAGGGCGTGCGCGATGCCGCCCGCCTCCTGGTAGCCGCGCAGGGTCAGGACGTTGCCACGGCGGCGGTACCAGGTCTCCAGCAGGGCGTGCGAGAGCAGCGGCAGGGCACCGGGACGGCCCGCGGCCTCGGCCATCAGCACCGCCAGCAGCGCGGACTCCAGGCGGTGGCCGGTCTCCAGGGCCGGGCGGGTGACGGCCTCACGCAGCTCGTCGGCGGTCATCGGGCCGAGCAGGACCTGGGCGTCCTGGAGGGCGTTGGCCAGCTCGGGGTGGGCGGCGCAGTGGGTGAGGAAGTCGGTCCGCACGCCCAGCAGCACGCGCACGCGGCTGGTCTCGGCCCGCACCGCGTGCAGCAGCAGGGCGAGGAAGGCCTCCCGCTCGGCCGGGTCGGCGCAGAGGGTGAACACCTCCTCGAACTGGTCGACCACCACGAGCAGCTCGCCGTCCCGGCCGTCGAGCAGCTGCCGGGCGAGCAGGTGCAGGCCGTCCGGGCCCTCGGCCAGCCCCGCGCGGAAGGTCGGCGCGGACCCGCCGGTCACGGCGGCCAGGCGCACCGCGCACTCCTCCACCGGCCGCTGCCCGGGCGTCATCAGCAGCACGGGGCCCTGGTCCCCGCGCGCCGGGAGCAGGCCCGCGCGCAGCACCGAGGACTTGCCCGCACCGGAGGCGCCGAACAGCGCGAGGAATCGCTGGCCGTCCATTCTCCGCGCCAGGGTGCGAACGATTTCCTCGCGTCCGAAGAATCTCACCGAGTCCTCGGACTGGAACGCGGCCAATCCAACATAAGGCGCCTTACCAGATCGGTCTGGCTCGCGGTGGCCGCTTTCCGGAACTGGGCACAAATCCGCCGAGACCTGCCGCCAGCGCGCTTCCCACGGCTCGGTGTCCCCGCCGCACGCGCGCACGTAGGCCAGCGTGGCGGCCAGGCTGGGCAGGCGTTTCCCCCCGGCCGCGTCGGCCAGCGTGGTGGGCGAGTAGTGGCTGCGCCGGGCCAGCTCGCGGTAGGGCGGACTGCCCGCCTGGACACGTAGTCGGCGCAGGTCACGGGCGAAACAGGTGAGCGGCTCGGTGTTGTCGGGCAGCGGTTGTTCCGCGCGCGGCATACGTCCCCCAGAAATCCCCTCGTTGTCCGGAGCGTGTTGTACGGCTCCCACTGCCGTGACCCTGGACAACCCTCCGGGCATTACACCTGACCTCGTCGCACCGCAGTAGCGGGATGCGAGAAATCCGAACCGAGGGGAAGCACGTTGAAGAAGACCTTGCTCGCCGTCGTGGGCGCAGCCGCCGTCGTCCTGTCCGGGGGCGCCACCGCCGTGGCCGCACCGTCCGCCGCGGCGGCCCCGGTGAACACCGCCTCGATCGCGGCCTGGGAGTGCACCCCGGGTTACGTGTGCTTCTACGAAGGCGCGAACGGCACCGGCAAGCGCTGCCAGTTCTCGCAGAACCAGACGCGGGCGAACGAGCTGTGCAGCTGGGGCCTGGTGAACCCGAAGTCGATCTCCAACCGCTCGACGAAGAAGGTCACCTACTACCACGAGCACAACTACGGCCGGAGGATCGGCAGCACCACCGCGGGCAACAGTGGCAACCTGGCGGGCAACTACACCGTCCGCTCGCTGCACTTCTGATCCAGCTCTCCCAGCCGGGCCGGGCCGCTTTGGGGGCGGCCCGGCCCGGCCGTCGCGGCGTTGTCCGGCGTCGGCTTCGAGGCCGTGCTGGTCCGCCCGGACGGAGTGGTCGCCTGGGCCGGTGCGCCCGAGTCGGTCGAGCAGGCCCTCACCCGCTGGTTCGGGTCCGGGGAGCAGGCGTGACGAGCACAGTCCGGCCCGCCGCCACGGCGCGCGTCTGTTCCCCGGGCTGGCAACGGCCTGGTGGGACCTGATGAGCGGGCTTCAAACTCCTGGATACCGAGTATGACCTGTGCCGCACAACGGACTGAATCGGTACACCTGGCCGATAACGTTGGGGCCGTGTCCTTTTCCCGACATGCCCAGACCCTGTTGTACGAGTCCTTCCGGCACGCGCAGGGCGACCAGCCGAACCAGGTGCACTTCATGTTCGGCTACGCCCTGCTCCTGCGCGATGCCAAGGTGCCCTTCGACCTGTCCGTCCGGGACTCCCTGCTCGACCGCGTGCGCAACCGGCAGCTCCCCCAGGGGCACCTGGCCATGCCGAACGCCGACCAGGTGCGGGCGCAGTTCGAGTTCTGGTGGCGCACCATGTTCGACGTGTTCCGGGCCGTCCAGGACGACGACCTGGCGCTGCTGCCGTCGGTGCGGGAGCTGCGGGAGCGCATGGCGCACGTCGGCGGCGAGGCCGACATGTCCAGCTTCACCGGCGAGGAGATGGGCCGCCTGGCCGCCACGCTCGCCGAGTACCGGGCGCGCACCGAGAAGCGGCTCAGCGCCTACGACGTCATCGGCGGGCGGTTCCTGCCCGGGATGATCCGCGTGGAGCACAACTTCCAGGGCGTCGGCGCGCGGTGGACCTACCGGCCGCGCGAGGACGGCGGCGACCCGCACGAGTCCCGCATGCTCAGCTACTACCGGCGGCTGGCCGGGCGCGAGCAGCTCGACCTCCCCGGGCAGGTCTACGCGATCGCGGCCCGGCGGTTGGACTGGCTGGCCGAGCATGAGCCCGCGCACCCCGTGCACCTCGCCTACCGCGACTTGGTAAACGCTTACAACGCCAACCACCCGGAGGCCCCCGTCACCCGCCTGCACCTGGTGCCCGGCGAGACCGTCTCAGCGGAGAGGATGAGATCCCAACGCAGTCTCACCGGCGGCCGCTAGGTACCGGCGCGGCGGCAGGATGGCCTGGCAGTCAACCGGACCAGGGGGATCCGCCGTGCACGACACCTTCGACCGACCGTCCCGCCGCACCGAGGGCGCCCGGGTGGTGGACATCGGCAGGTACGGGGCCGACCGGGAGGGCGGCGGCGACCCGGTGGCCAACACCGCGCTGGCGCAGCGGGCCCTGGACGACCTCACCGACAACAGCGTGCTGCTCATCCCGGCCGGGGTCTACCTGCTCGCGCCCGGTCCGGGGACCGCGGCCGGGGAGCCCGTCCTGGAGCTGCCCCGGCTGCGCAACCTCATCGTGCGCGGTGACGGCCCGGCCTCGGTGCTGCGGGTGGCGGGCCGGACCGACGCCGGGCCGCGCCTGTACGGCACCGTGCTCGGGTTCAAGGCAGGGCCGCGGGTACCGGACCTGGTGTACTTCACCGAGTTCACCGTGGACCACAACTGCACCGAGAACCCGCTGCCGGTCAAGCACGGCGGCAGCTTCGTGCTGGGCAGCACGATCTCCACCTACGCCCGGGTGCCCGTGTTCGGGCGCGTCACCGTCCGGGACGTCATCGTGCACCGCAGCGATGCCCGGGTGTCCCTGTACTTCCCGGGCGGCAGCGCCACCGACGGGCACGTGACCGTCCAGGACTGCACTTGGAGCGAGGCCAGCCACCGCACCGGCGAGGCCCTGGACGACCAGTCCTTCGTCAACGCCACCTGCGCCTCGCTGACCGTGCGGCACAACCGGTTCCACGGCGTGTCCTGGGCGAGGGCGCCACGCACCGCGATCGAGACGCACGCCAGCAACACCCTGGTGCAGGGCAACCTGGTCGAGCGGTTCCAGATCGGGGTCAACCTCACCGGCAACACCCGGCACGGCGGCACCACGTTCCGGCACCTGTGCCAGGACAACCTGATCGAGGCCTCCCGCGACGGCATCCTGATCTGGTCGCACCGGTACGCCGACGGCGCGGCCACGATCGGGTTCGAGGACCTGGTGGTCTCCGGCAACCACGTCACCCTGCACCCGGGGCGCTACACCAGCCCGCCCTTCGACGGGAAAGGCCTGCGCGGCATCGGCGTGTTCGCGGTGAAGTCCGAGCCGACCGCGCCGAGCACCGGCTTCCGCAACCTGCTCATCGCGGACAACACCATCCGCTACCCGCTGGAGTCCGCCGCCCCGGACTACATCCGGCTCACCGACCTCAACCGCAAGGCGGGCGCGATCTCCTTCGCCTTCAGCGACACCACCGCCGACGACGACACCTACGAGAACGTGCGGATCACCGGCAACGTCGTGCACGACTGCGCGTTCTCCGGGCTGTTCGTCGAGGGCGGCTCGTGGCGCGGGCTCCAGGTGGACGGCAACACCTTCGTCGACTGCGCCCACTCCGCCTCGGGCAAACGCGTCCCCGAGCACAGCAACGTGGTGGTGTGGCTGAAGGTGCGGCTGCTCGGCGACTGCGTGGTCACCGGCAACACAGCGCACACCACCACGCGCCCGGCGGGCGAGCGCACCTGGACCACGGCCTACCTGCACGCCGAGCACACCGGCCCGGACCGCCACCGCTTCCTGGTCTCGGCCAACACCTTCGCCCTGGAACCAGCGATCCGGCACACCCCCCGGCTGGCGGCCTACGTGGAGTTCGCGGGCGCGGGCACGCTGTGGACGCTGGACGGCGCGGTGCCGCGCGCGGGCATCCCGATCACCACGAACGCCCCGGGTGGCATCGGGTCGCGGGTACGGGTGGACCAGTCGGAGGTGCTGGCCACGCGGACCGCGACCGGCTGGCAGCAGCAGGGTTTCGGCACGCGGGCCCCGGCCGGGGCGGGGTTCGCGGC
Proteins encoded in this region:
- a CDS encoding alpha-galactosidase, producing the protein MSEWTLRLATTSYTVGLSPDRRWAELRSWGPHGVEHGPSPLANAGEVHFMTEADAAPVEYAPCGLRPFSGADLELDGDSWWSFAGEESTADTLRLAFADEVTGLRAVLCYQPVPGQDVLLRWVELANQGGVRLSLTRLGSAGVCLPTGPAGARLTYLTGQWCQEFTRQELVLQAGRFGLGSRFGVPGHAAVPWLAVQDAEEPDGQAWGVQLAWSGSWELDVDVEPAGWTRVRAGRLPHPGPVVLEPGARLATPALALAHSAEGLDGLARVWHAYDRSLSRDRTQRVLYNSWEATGFDVDGRGQLELAKIAADLGVELFVVDDGWFTGRHDDTGGLGDWTPDETAFEHGFADFVRQVRELGLDFGLWVEPESVSPKSKLYAEHPDWVYHVDGRPLTLVRNQLLLDLGREDVCEYLRATLDELLTTHPISYLKWDMNRPPTERGGRDGDLDAQHVANYHRLLDHLRATHPEVTVEGCAGGGGRTDLATIARTDVLWPSDNTGPLDRLAIQDGFLLAHAPHLLSSWVTDTPGVFDPRPRSLKFRFVVAMAGVLGIGADLKRWSPEQRAEAAGHIAKYKKIRDLVHTSVVHRPHTDADTAAVQYTSGDTVLVLSWHTGRHTGAPLVPGRSSRVRLRGLDPEKSYVDSDTGVAYSGAHLAHVGLPHDWSPTHDAAVTVLTQR
- a CDS encoding carbohydrate ABC transporter permease — translated: MRRLRTVAFHAGAGTLSVLWLLPIGLVLLTSVRTFQDVAANGLGGLPRSFTLETFGQAWNEGGQAQAMLNSLLVTIPTVLVSLALAAAAAFALSRYQIPFRRTILLVMLAGNLLPPQILLVPVSKLTEVLGLYDTLTALVIVQVGFGLGFYTFVLQGFLRSIPDEIQQAAVIDGAGPVRIFVSVILPLARPALAALSALAFTWVFNDLLWAITVLRSGVTMPVTPALLALQGQYVSTWNVIAAGSVIAAVPTVAVFLKFQKHFISGLAIGAVK
- a CDS encoding carbohydrate ABC transporter permease, whose amino-acid sequence is MTVLAAPPEHRAPAAPKAKRRKQRFPPVLLWFVLLPFAVEAFWVFWPALQGFYLSLTHWDGVSPPTWAGFGNYTELLSDPTFGTAFANTAIWLVLFGGVSAAGGLGLALLLQQERRGIGFYRAAMFTPVVFSLVATSLIWQGLYQPDGLVNSSLDLVGLGDWQRAWLADPDTALYAILLPALWRQLGYVMVLYLAGLKGIDPALYEAAQLDGASPWQRFRHVTWPQLRSVNSVILSVIVIDSLRSFDVVWSMTKGGPYHSSELLSTYMYSTAFQTLRLGYASALAVVIFLLAFGVIVTYLVRVLREDAS
- a CDS encoding ABC transporter substrate-binding protein, whose protein sequence is MNEFSRRNFLLGVGALGGAAVLGGCATSASSGGPVAQTGGAVTIQSNLSASAAKTAIEALAKGFGETRKGSATVNTVASETFRTQLPSYLTSATPPDTYTWYPGSILTGYSRKGLLLDVGDVWQTMGEYAPSFRTLSDDGTGKLVFVPTSYYWWGCFYRKSNFAKWGVTPPNTWSEFQALCETLRGKGVEPIGLGAGGGTQWTSSAWFDYLNIRINGAPFHRELLAGRHRFDDQRVVKVFDTWKTVLPHFDPRGTAISFQDATTSLLQGRTGMMLIGTFFADSAPKDALDDIDFFQFPILDPAVPVAEEGPTDGFFASSRTPRQDQVKEFLKYAATAPAQELYIRNSSGTILPTHPSAKDSGTPLVAKGRAMLREAKEITQFFNRDSSDALQPTADNALIRFIQRPHEIGSILTEWQAAAAKVWAS
- a CDS encoding FadR/GntR family transcriptional regulator — encoded protein: MSTHRPRGLHGQTVELLAERILSNELAEGATLDLPALRAELDVSLTALREALKVLTAKGMIDARQKRGTFVQPRSSWNMLDADVMRWHTTTTTASTDLFDSLTEVRAVVEPAAARMAAARATDEEVGALAAALHRMAGARSTDEVVAADLEFHRVLLSATHNDFLVQIERVIAIGLAARDRLVHGAHPADDPVPSHEAVYAAIAARDEVAAEAAMRALVDKSSEDLQRVRPGK